GCCTCATgtctgggtgtgtgtgtgtgtatgaggGAGTGAGAGGGCAGCCCAAAGATCTCCTCCCATACGTGGTGGGCCTCAGCCCCTTGTATGGGAGTGTGGCTTGACATATAAGCTACAGTGGGTAGCTTACATACCAAGTtgcttggcatgtaagctaccaTGGATAGCTTACATGTCAAGCTATATGTATCTTGAGAGTTAGGCTGTGCTTGTCCCCTCAGACACTTTATAAACCAGTGCCCAGGGGATAAGTTACACTGTAGATGAAGCTGTGTGACGTCCGAAGGGACGTCGTAGTTGATTTCGGGTAGCCGTCTGGCTAGCACAGCCGGCTGGTCAGAGCAGCCGACCGTGGACAGGAATGGGAGCAGCCGACCCTGGTGGACAGGCACCCCGTTCGACTCtccgtctctggggtacctggggATCATTCCCCCAACAGTAGCCTCCGAACCTCCGGGCGACTCAAAGAGCCGGACGGAGGGTTTTTGCAGTCGTTGTTGTTGCAGAAGTTGTCGATGACGATTGATTGCAAACTGGGGACGGCGTGGCTTGTTTGCAGCGggtgcgcgccagcgcacccgctgggtgtagccTTCGAGCCACCGGGCGACTCGAGGTGTCGGACGGAGGGTCTTTACTGTTGCTGGTGCACACGGTAGAGTCGGGGATGTCGGGCGCGGATGCAATGATCGCCGAGTGATGCTCGTGAGGCGCTGCCGGGTGTAGACGTGGAGTCCGTCGGCTGGTGCGCACGAGGCGCTGCCGGGCACGGACTTGGAGTCCACCGGCTGGTGTGCGCGAGGCGCTGGTGGGAGCGGACGCATGGTCCGCTGGCTGGTGCGCACGAGGCGCTGCCGGGGCACGGACGCATGGTCCGCCGACTGGTGCGCGCGAGGCGCTGCCGGGCACGGACGCGTGGTCCGACGGCTCGTGCGCGCAAGGCGCTGTCGGGCGCGGACGCGTGATCCGTCGGCTGGCTATTTCCAacgggggcgcgcaagcgcacccgctgggtgtagcGTCCGAGCCTCCGGTCGACTCGAAGAGTCGGGCGGAGGGTCTTCGCTGTTGCTAGAGCAGACGGTAGCGTCGGGAATGTCGGGCGCGGACGCAATGTCCGCCGACTGATGCGCGTGAGGCGTTGCCGGGTGCGGACGTGGAGTCCGTCGGCTGGTGCGCGCGAGGCGCTGCCGGGCGCGGACGTGGAGTCCGTCGGCTGGTGCGCGCGAGGCGCTGCCGGGCGTGGACTTGGAGTCCGCCTACTGATGCGCGTGAGGCGCTGCCGGGAGCGAACGCATGATCCGCCGGCTGGTGCGCGCGAGGCGTTATCCGGAAGCGGACGCATGGTCCGCCGACTGATGCGCGCGAGGCGCTGCCTGACGCGGACGCGTGGTCCGCCGGCTGGCTATTTCCAACGaaggcgcgcaagcgcacccgctgggtgtagcctccgagcctccgaGCGACTCGGAAAGTCGTGCGGAGGCTTCTTGTTGTTGTACCGGGCTGGGTGCAGGCGAGCGGCACGATGACGGGGACGGCTGGAGCGGCGAGCCGACGCGAGCAAGATGGACCGGGTCGGAGCTGTGGTGAGCCCGAGGAGGGCGGTGGACGCGCCGCAGCCGCTAGGCCGCTGCGTTCGCGACATCGCCGCCTGCGTGCCGTGCTAGATAGCCAAGCTAGCATTCACGCAGCCGAATGGATTGCCTTTGCCTGCTAGCTAGCTAGGTGCGAGCGCGCGCACGTACAGGGATGGAGATGGCTAGCCTGCCTGTAAGCGGAGGTGTGACCGAGTGGAGATCGGAGCGGGCCGAGGCCGACGGCGAGGACACGCCGACCTGTGTGTTCGGCGGCGCGTTGGAGCGGACTGGAGATGGACAAAGTCGACGGCGGGGATGCGCTGTCTCATGCGACCGCCCTGGGGCATGTTGGTGTCGAGCCGCGTCGTCGGAGAGGCGGCGGCAGCgtcgtggtggtgatgatgaagacGGTCCTGCCCGAACCGCGGTTCCAGCAGCAGCTGGCCCCACGGTGGACGTCAAATGTCGTCGTTTTCTTATAGGGTACCTTGACGGCAGATGTCATGGGATGGCTAATCGAGGTGAGGGCCACGGTGGACGTCAAATATCGTCGTTTTCTTATAGGGTACCTTGACGGCAGATGCCATGGGATGGTTAATCGAGGTGAGGGCAAGTCTGTCGTGGAGGATCCGGGATGAGATAGGGTAGTAGCACATGGTGGTTTATCCAGGCTCAGGGCTCTCCGAAGAGATCGTCGTTTTCTTATAGGATACCTTGACGGCAGATGCCATGGGATGGTTAATCGAGGTGAGGGCAAGTCTGTCGTGGAGGATCCGGGACGAGATAGGGTAGTAGCACATGGTGGTTTATCCAGACTCAGGGCTCTCcgaagagataatacccctactccGACATGTCTATATATGATGTATACTTCCAGTAGAGCTGAGTGCTTCCTCCTTGGCCTCATgtctgtgtgcgtgtgtgtgtatgACAGTATGAGGGAGTGAGAGGGCAGCCCAAAGGTCTCCTCCCATACGTGGTGGGCCTCAGCCCCTTGTATGGGAGTGTGGCTTGATACTGCTTGGCATATAAGCTACCATGGGTAGTTTACATGTCAAGCTATATGTAtcttgagagctagcctagacgtCGTAGTTGATTGTAGATGAAGCTGCATGTCTCTGGGGTACCCGGGGATCATTCCGCTGACAATCATGGATGAGAatgcaaagaaaaaaaaacagaggaaGCAAAGAGCAATTTTTTTGGGGACAGTGAACATTCAACGTAACTGAAGTTCTAACCACTTGCTCATGAACTACCTTACCAATTCAtcgctaagagcatctccaacagtccgtatgttcaatcgttggtataagtGTCCACATCATCAACCAACAGCACATCATACAAGCTCTTGTCTCTGGGGTACCCGGGGATCATTCCGCTGACAATCATGGATGAGAatgcaaagaaaaaaaaacagaggaaGCAAAGAGCAATTTTTTTGGGGACAGTGAACATTCAACGTAACTGAAGTTCTAACCACTTGCTCATGAACTACCTTACCAATTCAtcgctaagagcatctccaacagtccgtatgttcaatcgttggtataagtgtccacatcatcaaccaacagcacatcatacaagctcttcaatagagtgtatgttaaccgtatgtaaaataactaagaGTGAGTCCACTAAATGTTGAAGAAATAACCATGTTTGCCTCGGAGCTTGTGCatgaaccgttgcttcaagttcatacggtttcattctctctcttcttttattatgtgccatgtcatcaaaatcatctatgtggcaattttaccaacgatgatcatacaaccattggagatgccctaagagGCACTGGGATGGTAACATCAGCTGATAACTTAGAGCAAAGAAGACAGGGGTAGTTCACCatcagaagttgttcatgtgaagATCACAAATTAGCAATTTCCCTGAGAATAACAAATTCAGGAGAATAGCTAAACAAGAAAACCTCTCGTTGTAGCACAGAAAAAAATTAGCTACTAGTCTGATTCTCATTTCAGTAGCTAATCATGCAAGTAGCAGTTCAAACTTCAGGGCGAGGTAGATCCCAAATGAAAGTCACACAGAGAGCACATAGTACATAAGAGTACGATCCATAATATCATAGCATTACATTCAGAGGTACTGCAATAATGAGCAAGATAAGTAGCAGTAATGGTTCTCTCTTCACATGGCTAATCTACACTCCAAACAGCATTCACCAAAGTAAACAGATCTCTTAGGAGGACCCATTCAGTGCTTCAGTACTTTTGTGCTGGCTGCTGGGTTGGCAGCAATCCAAACCTCTTCTTCAACAGGTAACGCTGACGGGCGTACTTGTCATCCGGGGAGAAACGAGCTGCATCACAAGTGATTATATAAGTACCCTTCTTTGGCGTGAGAATACTCATAGATGTTCAACACCAGAAAACTAAAATATAACAagtcatctactccctccgttcctaaatataagtctttgtagaggtttcactagtggaccacatacggatgtatatagatatactttagagtgtacattcaatcattttgctccgtatgtagaccactAGTGAAATtgattaaaagacttatattcagGAACGGAGGGAATACATTCTACAGGACATGGCAGAACAGCACTTATTAGAGGACCGCTCACCACTACATTTATTTTATGCACGCAAGGACTATGATCCTTAGGAGTACATAGTTAGTTTATTGTTGATATGTCAACAATACAGATGTTCAACTCAAGAAAACTAAAAATATCACAACTCATCTACAGGTTAAAAAGACATATTAGATCAGGGTTACTAAGAGGACCATGACGGTcaccacccaagaacatggaattatTTGACGTATTCTACAATATTTACCACAGTACCTTGATGTTCAAGACAAGCAGGATGGGCAATTTCTGGAATCTTTACTTTCAGGATCAACCATAATAGAAATGCATAGGAAGTAAATCTTCCAGCACAAATGGGTTCAAAACAAAAAACAATTTCAGATAGGAACTTCAATTCTTACTGTGACCCCTGGGCGATTAAATAAAATTCTAATAAGAACCATTGCTGAATAACAAAGCAACAAAAACTAATGGTACCGCGAAATGCTCTTTAAGCATCGGTTGCTAGTTCCAGCACTCAAAACAATAATGCAAAGCAGGTCATGCAAGCTGAAAATTTGATTAGATGTTGTGGCAATGTTCCCAGCATGAATTCAGCCTTATTTGTCCTTTGGATAACTTATCGTACAATGGATAAAAATATCTCCTCACGAGCAAGATATTCATTATCTGAAAAGACCAAGACCAACACAAAAAACCTAAAGTTTCTCCAAATAGTATGTGTATATATCATGCCTACATGTCTGAAGTCCGAGAACAAGCAGACTGGCACTGCAACCGGGATTAACAAACAGGGACATGGAGACATGAGCACCCTCTTTTACAGCACAAGAAGCTGGCCTACTAACTCAAACTAAGTCACATAATTTCATTGTAACATGGTCTAACAGCCAAGGCAAAGTCAGGGAAAGGGAGTTGGTATACCTGGGTGGGCAGACTGCGTCGGCACACCGAGAGGGGATTCCTTCTGCAGCACAGGAGCGAGAGAAGTATCAGCACGGGGTCACAGATACTACAAATCATCACCAAGTAAGCGCGAGGGCAAAGATTATCCGACCTTGGTGGTGTACACCTTGATGCCCTTCTCGTTGATGTAGTACTGGAGATACATCTTGGCTCAAGGCGCGGGGATCAGCCCTGAAAAATCCGACGAAGCGGAAGCAGCCGTATCTATGAGACCGTCGAGAAGTACAATCGCTGATGGAATCGGGGAGGCGGGATTGGAGAGGGGAGAAAAGAGAAATTACCAGAGGTTGGCGGCGGGCGAGAGAAGAAGCGGCGGGGAAGAGGGCTGCACGGGTatctggcggctagggtttgtgggAAGCAAGGTTATAAGACGAGGAAAAGGGTTTGTAACTGGTAAGTGGGACCAGAGTTGAGGGGTACTAGTGGGGTAGGAGACCACGAGGCAGCGATGTTTTTTTCTTCTCGGAAACTACATACATGACGAATTAAGCCTGGTCGTAATTGGGTACCATAAGTGTGGACGTTTTGAACCCATGGGCATATGAACCTGTTTCCCAAAAATGCATTTTAAATGCGTTCTAAAatgtaaaaaatcaaaaaaatcacacATAAGTCTTCGCAATATGTgtatggaaaaaaatctttttttattttgcatctgCGAAAAAGATAAATTTCAGTGTTTTTAAATAGTGTTTCACAACACACTTTTTTGTTCTTTTTGCACATGTCAAACAAAAAGTTGTTTTTCCACGAAACCTTTTGCACATGCATAGAATATGAAGATGTATACTTGAAACttctttcagattttttgaacatTTTAACAATGAGGTTTTCAAAGTGGGTTCATATGTCCATGGGTCGTGCACTTTCTGAAATATCATACACTAATATCCATAATGCATGGTATCATAGATTAGTATTATATATGGTTTAATTTGTTATCATGCATGACACATCATAGATGCTCAACCAACTTTTTTTGTATTTAATTACACACCATGTGATTAAAATTGTCT
This genomic stretch from Hordeum vulgare subsp. vulgare chromosome 6H, MorexV3_pseudomolecules_assembly, whole genome shotgun sequence harbors:
- the LOC123402897 gene encoding H/ACA ribonucleoprotein complex subunit 3-like protein; amino-acid sequence: MYLQYYINEKGIKVYTTKKESPLGVPTQSAHPARFSPDDKYARQRYLLKKRFGLLPTQQPAQKY